One window of the Prionailurus bengalensis isolate Pbe53 chromosome E1, Fcat_Pben_1.1_paternal_pri, whole genome shotgun sequence genome contains the following:
- the LOC122485616 gene encoding tubulin gamma-2 chain isoform X1 codes for MPREIITLQLGQCGNQIGFEFWKQLCAEHGISPEGIVEEFATEGTDRKDVFFYQADDEHYIPRAVLLDLEPRVIHSILNSPYAKLYNPENIYLSEHGGGAGNNWASGFSQGEKIHEDIFDIIDREADGSDSLEGFVLCHSIAGGTGSGLGSYLLERLNDRYPKKLVQTYSVFPNQDEMSDVVVQPYNSLLTLKRLTQNADCVVVLDNTALNRIATDRLHIQNPSFSQINQLVSTIMSASTTTLRYPGYMNNDLIGLIASLIPTPRLHFLMTGYTPLTTDQSVASVRKTTVLDVMRRLLQPKNVMVSTGRDRQTNHCYIAILNIIQGEVDPTQVHKSLQRIRERKLANFIPWGPASIQVALSRKSPYLPSAHRVSGLMMANHTSISSLFESSCQQYDKLRKREAFLEQFRKEDIFKENFDELDTSREVVQELIDEYHAATRPDYISWGAQEQ; via the exons ATGCCCCGGGAGATCATCACCCTGCAGCTGGGCCAGTGCGGCAAccaga ttGGGTTCGAGTTCTGGAAACAACTGTGCGCTGAGCATGGTATCAGCCCCGAGGGCATCGTGGAGGAGTTCGCCACCGAGGGCACTGACCGCAAGGACGTCTTTTTCTACCAG GCAGACGATGAGCACTACATCCCCAGGGCCGTGCTGCTGGACCTGGAGCCCCGGGTGATCCACTCCATCCTCAACTCCCCCTATGCCAAGCTCTACAACCCAGAGAACATCTACCTGTCAGagcatggaggaggggctggcAACAACTGGGCCAGTGGATTCTCGCAG GGTGAGAAAATCCATGAAGACATTTTTGATATCATAGACCGAGAAGCAGATGGAAGTGACAGCTTAGAG GGCTTCGTGCTGTGTCATTCCATTGCTGGGGGGACCGGTTCTGGCCTGGGTTCCTACCTTCTGGAACGACTGAATGACAG GTATCCCAAGAAGCTGGTGCAGACATACTCAGTGTTTCCCAACCAGGACGAGATGAGCGATGTGGTGGTCCAGCCCTACaactccctgctcacgctcaagAGGCTCACCCAGAACGCAGACTGTGTG GTGGTACTGGACAACACAGCCCTGAACCGGATCGCCACAGACCGCCTGCACATCCAGAACCCATCCTTCTCCCAGATCAACCAGCTG GTGTCCACCATCATGTCAGCCAGCACCACCACCCTGCGCTACCCTGGCTACATGAACAACGACCTCATCGGCCTCATCGCCTCGCTCATCCCCACTCCTCGACTCCACTTCCTCATGACCGGCTACACCCCGCTCACCACGGACCAGTCG GTGGCCAGCGTGAGGAAGACCACAGTCCTGGATGTCATGAGGCGGCTGCTGCAGCCCAAGAACGTGATGGTGTCCACGGGCCGGGATCGCCAGACCAACCATTGCTACATCGCCATCCTCAACATCATCCAGGGGGAGGTGGACCCCACCCAG GTCCACAAGAGTCTGCAGAGGATCCGGGAGCGGAAGTTGGCCAACTTCATCCCCTGGGGCCCTGCCAGCATCCAGGTGGCCCTGTCAAGGAAGTCTCCCTACCTGCCTTCGGCCCACCGGGTCAGTGGGCTCATGATGGCCAACCACACCAGCATCTCCTCG CTCTTTGAAAGTTCCTGCCAGCAGTATGACAAGCTGCGGAAGCGGGAGGCCTTCCTGGAGCAGTTCCGCAAGGAGGACATCTTCAAGGAGAACTTTGATGAGCTGGACACGTCCAGGGAGGTTGTGCAGGAACTCATCGACGAGTACCATGCAGCCACGCGGCCAGACTACATCTCCTGGGGCGCCCAGGAGCAGTGA
- the LOC122485616 gene encoding uncharacterized protein LOC122485616 isoform X2 produces MPREIITLQLGQCGNQIGFEFWKQLCAEHGISPEGIVEEFATEGTDRKDVFFYQADDEHYIPRAVLLDLEPRVIHSILNSPYAKLYNPENIYLSEHGGGAGNNWASGFSQGEKIHEDIFDIIDREADGSDSLEVSQEAGADILSVSQPGRDERCGGPALQLPAHAQEAHPERRLCGGTGQHSPEPDRHRPPAHPEPILLPDQPAGVHHHVSQHHHPALPWLHEQRPHRPHRLAHPHSSTPLPHDRLHPAHHGPVGGQREEDHSPGCHEAAAAAQERDGVHGPGSPDQPLLHRHPQHHPGGGGPHPGPQESAEDPGAEVGQLHPLGPCQHPGGPVKEVSLPAFGPPGQWAHDGQPHQHLLAL; encoded by the exons ATGCCCCGGGAGATCATCACCCTGCAGCTGGGCCAGTGCGGCAAccaga ttGGGTTCGAGTTCTGGAAACAACTGTGCGCTGAGCATGGTATCAGCCCCGAGGGCATCGTGGAGGAGTTCGCCACCGAGGGCACTGACCGCAAGGACGTCTTTTTCTACCAG GCAGACGATGAGCACTACATCCCCAGGGCCGTGCTGCTGGACCTGGAGCCCCGGGTGATCCACTCCATCCTCAACTCCCCCTATGCCAAGCTCTACAACCCAGAGAACATCTACCTGTCAGagcatggaggaggggctggcAACAACTGGGCCAGTGGATTCTCGCAG GGTGAGAAAATCCATGAAGACATTTTTGATATCATAGACCGAGAAGCAGATGGAAGTGACAGCTTAGAG GTATCCCAAGAAGCTGGTGCAGACATACTCAGTGTTTCCCAACCAGGACGAGATGAGCGATGTGGTGGTCCAGCCCTACaactccctgctcacgctcaagAGGCTCACCCAGAACGCAGACTGTGTG GTGGTACTGGACAACACAGCCCTGAACCGGATCGCCACAGACCGCCTGCACATCCAGAACCCATCCTTCTCCCAGATCAACCAGCTG GTGTCCACCATCATGTCAGCCAGCACCACCACCCTGCGCTACCCTGGCTACATGAACAACGACCTCATCGGCCTCATCGCCTCGCTCATCCCCACTCCTCGACTCCACTTCCTCATGACCGGCTACACCCCGCTCACCACGGACCAGTCG GTGGCCAGCGTGAGGAAGACCACAGTCCTGGATGTCATGAGGCGGCTGCTGCAGCCCAAGAACGTGATGGTGTCCACGGGCCGGGATCGCCAGACCAACCATTGCTACATCGCCATCCTCAACATCATCCAGGGGGAGGTGGACCCCACCCAG GTCCACAAGAGTCTGCAGAGGATCCGGGAGCGGAAGTTGGCCAACTTCATCCCCTGGGGCCCTGCCAGCATCCAGGTGGCCCTGTCAAGGAAGTCTCCCTACCTGCCTTCGGCCCACCGGGTCAGTGGGCTCATGATGGCCAACCACACCAGCATCTCCTCG CTCTTTGA